From Patescibacteria group bacterium, the proteins below share one genomic window:
- a CDS encoding DUF4258 domain-containing protein, whose protein sequence is MKYFDWNEDKNEILSEERGVCFQDVVLAIEKGKLLDILKHKNQAKYPNQWVFVVDIGNYIYLVPFIEDEEKVFLKTVIPSRKATKEYLVKKKGK, encoded by the coding sequence GTGAAATATTTTGATTGGAATGAGGATAAGAATGAAATTTTAAGCGAGGAAAGGGGAGTTTGTTTTCAGGATGTGGTTCTGGCAATAGAAAAGGGCAAGTTACTGGATATTCTAAAACATAAAAACCAAGCAAAGTATCCTAACCAGTGGGTATTTGTTGTGGATATAGGAAATTATATTTACTTAGTGCCTTTTATTGAAGATGAAGAAAAAGTTTTTTTAAAAACAGTTATTCCAAGCCGAAAGGCGACCAAAGAATATTTAGTTAAAAAGAAAGGAAAATAA
- a CDS encoding ATP-binding protein yields MVYISRFAEKQLEHSLKSGKIVIVLGSRQVGKTTMVERFVAGKKAVFLNLDVELNKQKLESLSKIDPKDAFRNLGNPDIIIIDEAQRLASAASIVKGWYDSKMPCKFILLGSSSLSLAKNASESLAGRNIKITLAPLSFREIVKNQSWYSEDYSWDFIQNNFKEQIKNLLLETIVFGSFPEVISTAEKRVYLTNLVSDYLLQDILHMGLVKNPDIIKKLLALLAFQVASEVSVNELANRLAISRVTVERYLDLLEQTYVIFRLKSFSHNPRREISKNSKIYFWDTGVRNAILNEFNVSELRSDIGQLWENWVIAEFAKYNAHSFFERNLYFWRTRGGSEVDLVVKDSKGILAYEVKWSDKSKPVGGAFYSAYKTIPKIINSKNPLLV; encoded by the coding sequence ATGGTGTATATAAGCAGATTTGCCGAAAAACAGTTGGAGCATTCCTTGAAATCCGGAAAAATCGTAATTGTTTTGGGTTCTCGGCAGGTTGGAAAAACAACTATGGTAGAGCGATTTGTTGCTGGGAAGAAAGCGGTTTTTCTAAATTTGGATGTTGAACTTAATAAGCAAAAGCTGGAATCTTTGTCAAAAATAGACCCAAAGGACGCTTTTAGAAACCTTGGCAACCCGGATATTATTATCATAGATGAGGCGCAGAGGCTGGCAAGCGCCGCAAGTATAGTTAAAGGATGGTACGATTCTAAAATGCCTTGTAAATTTATCCTTTTGGGTTCCTCAAGTTTGTCTTTAGCAAAAAACGCGTCAGAAAGTTTGGCGGGAAGAAATATAAAAATTACCCTAGCTCCTTTGAGCTTTAGAGAAATTGTAAAAAACCAAAGCTGGTACTCGGAGGATTATTCGTGGGATTTTATTCAAAATAATTTTAAGGAACAAATTAAAAATTTGCTTTTAGAGACTATCGTTTTTGGCAGTTTTCCAGAAGTTATATCCACTGCCGAAAAAAGGGTGTATTTAACAAACTTAGTTTCAGATTATTTACTGCAAGACATTTTGCATATGGGGCTTGTTAAAAATCCAGATATTATAAAGAAGCTTTTAGCGCTTTTGGCTTTTCAGGTTGCAAGCGAAGTATCTGTTAACGAGCTTGCCAACAGACTTGCCATTTCCAGAGTAACCGTGGAAAGGTATTTGGACCTTTTGGAGCAGACTTATGTAATTTTTAGACTTAAATCTTTTAGCCACAACCCAAGGCGGGAAATTTCAAAGAATTCCAAAATATATTTTTGGGATACGGGTGTAAGAAACGCCATACTTAATGAATTTAATGTGAGCGAATTAAGGTCGGATATAGGGCAGTTGTGGGAGAATTGGGTTATTGCGGAATTTGCGAAATATAACGCGCATAGTTTTTTTGAGCGGAATTTGTATTTTTGGAGAACGCGAGGCGGGTCGGAGGTGGATTTAGTGGTAAAAGATTCAAAGGGGATTTTGGCTTATGAAGTAAAATGGAGCGATAAAAGCAAACCTGTTGGCGGAGCTTTTTACAGCGCTTACAAAACTATTCCGAAAATAATTAACTCCAAAAACCCTTTGCTTGTATAA
- a CDS encoding type II toxin-antitoxin system death-on-curing family toxin: MTKVPTLFLTLEHIKDICFILAQEYLSFNEPIPDFDTRFPNKLEAILEIPKQGVKTHLLYPAIIEQSGVLFYSLIKEHPFLNGNKRLAVTCFLTFLHLNKLWLKTDWKTLYGLTIFIANSDPSDREKVLKALNQFIQDSIMRQPKTAGLNHKPSDPYYIRLI; the protein is encoded by the coding sequence ATGACAAAAGTCCCTACTTTATTTTTAACTTTAGAGCACATCAAAGATATCTGCTTCATTTTAGCGCAAGAATATTTATCTTTTAACGAACCCATTCCAGATTTTGATACTAGATTTCCCAATAAGCTTGAAGCTATACTAGAAATCCCAAAGCAAGGAGTTAAAACTCATTTGCTTTACCCCGCTATTATTGAACAATCAGGGGTTCTTTTCTATTCCCTTATTAAAGAACACCCATTCTTAAACGGCAACAAAAGACTGGCCGTAACCTGCTTTCTAACATTCTTGCACTTAAATAAATTATGGCTGAAAACAGATTGGAAAACTCTCTATGGATTAACTATCTTTATAGCTAATTCAGACCCTTCAGACAGAGAGAAGGTGCTGAAAGCACTTAATCAATTCATACAAGATTCCATTATGCGACAACCTAAAACAGCTGGGCTAAACCACAAACCGTCTGACCCCTACTATATAAGACTGATTTGA
- a CDS encoding ATP-binding protein yields the protein MIPRLLEKTIITELSAPKNKLLLIYGPRQSGKTTLLTSLKNRLSPTKSVRYYNCDLESDFVSLNTRALSKLQEITRNVDILLIDEAQRLDNPGLTLKIIYDNIPTVRVIATGSSSFQLKNKLSDALTGRYWSYYLYPISFSEIVSYLFTNVPTDQQPNRVRELLDQFQLYGFYPEVLTQNDVKNKQLLLNNIKENYLFKDALSFQHIRYSQALVNLCQALAYQIGSEVNEQELSKRIKIDRKTVISYLDILEQSFIITRVYPYSQNPRREIGRNYKVYFLDLGIRNALIGDFNSLNVRQDIGAVWENFIITERIKKLINSPKLHSYYFWRSYSGAEVDWIEKPYNLPMQAYEIKLSQSKLSKGAYIFSQEYKVPVEIINKDSYYLNLTS from the coding sequence ATGATCCCAAGATTACTTGAAAAAACTATAATTACAGAACTTTCCGCGCCTAAAAACAAACTGCTTTTAATTTACGGTCCCCGTCAGTCGGGCAAAACAACTTTGCTAACTTCCTTAAAAAATCGGCTATCTCCAACAAAAAGTGTGCGGTACTACAATTGCGACCTAGAAAGCGATTTTGTGAGCTTAAACACAAGAGCGCTTTCCAAACTGCAAGAAATAACCCGAAATGTGGACATCTTGTTAATTGACGAAGCGCAAAGATTAGACAATCCCGGACTAACTCTTAAAATAATATATGACAACATACCCACAGTTCGCGTTATAGCCACCGGTTCTTCCAGCTTTCAGCTTAAAAATAAGCTGAGCGACGCGCTAACTGGAAGGTACTGGAGCTATTATCTATATCCAATATCTTTTTCAGAAATTGTTTCTTACTTATTTACAAATGTTCCTACAGACCAGCAACCAAATCGCGTAAGAGAGCTTCTGGACCAATTTCAACTCTACGGGTTTTATCCCGAAGTTCTAACCCAAAACGATGTCAAAAACAAACAGCTATTGCTTAACAATATAAAAGAAAATTACCTTTTTAAAGACGCTCTGTCGTTCCAACATATTCGTTATTCCCAAGCTTTAGTCAACCTTTGTCAAGCGTTGGCATATCAAATCGGCTCCGAAGTAAACGAACAAGAACTTTCAAAACGGATTAAAATTGACCGTAAAACCGTTATCAGCTATTTAGACATTTTGGAACAGTCCTTTATTATAACAAGGGTATATCCCTATTCTCAAAACCCCCGCCGAGAGATAGGCAGAAATTATAAGGTTTATTTTTTGGACCTCGGAATTAGAAACGCGCTTATCGGCGATTTTAATTCCCTAAATGTTAGGCAGGATATTGGAGCAGTTTGGGAAAACTTTATAATCACAGAAAGAATTAAAAAGCTAATTAATTCCCCCAAACTTCATTCGTACTATTTTTGGCGCAGTTACTCTGGAGCTGAAGTTGATTGGATAGAAAAACCCTACAACCTGCCAATGCAAGCTTATGAAATTAAGCTATCTCAAAGCAAATTAAGCAAAGGCGCCTATATCTTTTCGCAAGAATATAAAGTTCCGGTTGAGATAATAAACAAAGACAGCTATTATCTTAATTTAACAAGCTAA
- a CDS encoding tetratricopeptide repeat protein, whose protein sequence is MQNILLLEQQAVKAALNREWYKAIGLNEQILQEKNDSIGALNRLGRAYAEIGDIKKAKEYFKETLKHDPINQTAEKNLRDFSKYTNSAKTIRMDDSAKKSDFIIEPATTAKMQIKFDSRYNAHTFETGTVFTAIMEKGKLYLYLDKNKVAGANGKSGDFVESMLTNSWKGNATLLSARKKHGVVLLKSPTPVFKEKKQDIRPYTKHERLEEIELDLPEED, encoded by the coding sequence ATGCAAAACATTCTTTTACTTGAACAGCAAGCCGTAAAAGCCGCCTTAAACAGAGAATGGTACAAAGCCATAGGTTTAAACGAGCAGATATTACAAGAAAAAAACGACAGTATAGGGGCGTTAAATAGGCTTGGGAGAGCTTATGCCGAGATTGGGGATATAAAAAAGGCGAAAGAGTATTTTAAAGAGACTCTAAAGCACGACCCCATAAACCAGACTGCCGAAAAAAATTTAAGGGATTTTTCAAAATACACAAACTCCGCCAAAACTATAAGAATGGATGATAGCGCTAAAAAGTCGGATTTTATTATTGAACCAGCGACAACGGCGAAAATGCAGATAAAATTTGATTCAAGGTACAACGCCCACACTTTTGAAACGGGAACTGTGTTTACCGCGATAATGGAAAAGGGAAAGTTATACTTATATTTGGATAAGAACAAAGTGGCGGGAGCTAACGGAAAGAGCGGGGATTTCGTGGAGAGTATGTTAACTAATTCGTGGAAAGGAAACGCCACATTATTATCAGCGCGAAAAAAGCATGGGGTAGTTCTTTTAAAAAGCCCCACACCGGTTTTTAAGGAAAAAAAGCAGGACATAAGACCGTACACAAAACACGAAAGACTGGAAGAAATTGAACTAGACCTTCCCGAGGAAGATTGA
- a CDS encoding YebC/PmpR family DNA-binding transcriptional regulator, with protein sequence MSGHSKWANIKRQKGVNDAKKARVFTKIARAIAVSAQKGGGDPDSNPNLRLAIEKAHSANMPKENITRAIAKGSGTGLGAQRLEEIRYEGYGPGGVAILVDVLTDNRNRTTAEIRNIFSKLGGSLGEVGSALYVFGKDPENPTFTVPLEEKLKNKVLELLETLDDQDDTQEVYSNGEL encoded by the coding sequence ATGTCCGGACATTCTAAATGGGCGAACATTAAAAGGCAAAAGGGCGTTAATGACGCAAAAAAAGCGCGGGTTTTTACTAAAATAGCGCGCGCTATTGCCGTTTCCGCTCAAAAGGGTGGGGGAGACCCCGATTCCAATCCGAATCTGCGGCTTGCTATTGAGAAGGCGCATAGCGCTAATATGCCTAAAGAAAATATAACGCGCGCTATTGCCAAGGGTTCTGGGACAGGTTTGGGGGCGCAAAGATTAGAGGAAATTAGATACGAAGGTTACGGACCGGGCGGAGTGGCTATATTGGTTGATGTTCTTACCGATAATAGAAACAGAACTACCGCCGAAATAAGAAATATTTTTAGCAAGTTAGGCGGGTCGTTGGGAGAAGTGGGGAGCGCTTTGTATGTTTTTGGAAAAGACCCCGAAAACCCAACTTTTACCGTTCCTCTTGAAGAAAAGTTAAAAAATAAAGTTTTGGAGCTTTTAGAAACTTTGGACGACCAAGACGATACGCAAGAGGTGTATTCTAATGGAGAGCTATGA
- the ruvC gene encoding crossover junction endodeoxyribonuclease RuvC codes for MIILGIDPGTASTGWGVVRKIENFNNNNGVELLGYGCVRTPAGMEMPKRLLMLKNELSGIIKKHKPAAIVVERIFFNTNVKTAISVGQARGVVMLLSAQHKADFFEYTALQAKKELTGYGRSDKLEMQKATTKYLGLLDKIKPDDAADALALAIFHCLKISYGTK; via the coding sequence ATGATTATACTAGGAATTGACCCAGGCACCGCTTCAACAGGATGGGGCGTGGTAAGAAAAATAGAAAACTTCAACAACAATAATGGGGTTGAGTTGTTGGGATATGGGTGTGTAAGAACTCCTGCCGGGATGGAGATGCCAAAAAGGTTACTTATGCTTAAAAACGAGCTTTCTGGAATTATTAAGAAACACAAACCTGCGGCTATTGTGGTGGAGAGAATTTTTTTTAACACCAATGTTAAAACGGCAATCAGTGTTGGACAGGCTAGGGGAGTGGTAATGCTTTTATCGGCTCAGCATAAGGCGGATTTTTTTGAATACACCGCTTTGCAGGCAAAAAAAGAATTAACCGGTTATGGCAGGTCGGATAAGTTGGAAATGCAAAAAGCGACCACTAAATATTTGGGGCTTTTGGATAAAATAAAACCCGATGACGCGGCGGATGCTTTAGCGTTGGCGATTTTTCATTGTTTAAAAATTTCTTATGGTACTAAGTAG
- a CDS encoding tyrosine-type recombinase/integrase: MTKMANISFLKTEFLEHCEIEKNLSQYTIKMYDYCLTDFCKFVKKQFNKDLVDISEITLEIIKSYRIDLNRRISSKSRESFKISTQNEFLVAVRSFLKFLVVEKDIKTVAIEKLHLAKPDARVPKFFNDEQLERFLAVQNIERKSGIRDRAILEVLFSTGLRVGELVKLNATDVKNAFDSKEFNVIGKGRKVRTVYLSDSAVLWLKKYLSLRKDDYKPLFLRYSGKLPELNDPDGESFRLTVRSIQRLVKKYALKAGISIDATPHTLRHTFATDLLTKGADLRSVQELLGHSNIQTTQIYTHLTNPQLKEVFEKFHKK, from the coding sequence GTGACTAAAATGGCTAACATATCATTTCTGAAAACTGAATTTTTGGAGCATTGCGAAATTGAAAAAAACTTAAGCCAGTACACGATTAAAATGTACGATTATTGTTTAACGGATTTTTGCAAGTTTGTTAAAAAGCAGTTTAACAAAGATTTAGTTGATATTAGCGAAATAACTTTAGAAATTATAAAAAGTTACCGCATAGATTTGAATCGGCGCATAAGTTCAAAATCTCGCGAGAGTTTTAAAATTTCCACACAAAACGAATTTTTGGTGGCGGTAAGGTCGTTTTTAAAGTTTTTGGTGGTGGAGAAAGATATTAAGACCGTGGCAATTGAAAAACTACATCTTGCTAAACCAGACGCGCGGGTTCCCAAATTTTTTAATGACGAGCAATTGGAGAGGTTTTTAGCGGTCCAAAACATTGAAAGAAAAAGCGGTATTCGGGACCGCGCTATTTTGGAAGTTTTATTTAGCACGGGATTAAGAGTTGGCGAGCTGGTTAAACTTAATGCTACCGATGTAAAAAACGCTTTTGATAGCAAGGAGTTTAATGTTATTGGAAAAGGGCGAAAAGTTAGAACGGTATATTTATCCGACTCAGCGGTTTTGTGGCTTAAGAAATATTTATCTTTAAGAAAAGACGATTACAAGCCGTTGTTTTTAAGATATAGCGGAAAACTTCCGGAATTAAACGACCCTGATGGGGAAAGTTTTAGGCTTACCGTAAGAAGCATTCAGAGGTTGGTAAAAAAATACGCGCTAAAAGCGGGTATTTCAATTGACGCCACTCCCCATACTTTAAGGCATACTTTTGCTACGGATTTGCTAACTAAAGGCGCGGATTTGCGAAGCGTTCAAGAACTTTTGGGTCATTCCAATATCCAAACTACACAGATATACACGCACCTAACTAACCCCCAGCTGAAAGAGGTTTTTGAGAAATTTCATAAGAAGTGA
- a CDS encoding ribonuclease HII has translation MNFPNFEIELNLLKQGHTLIAGVDEAGRGPWAGPIVASAVVFKGSDPSFSLINDSKKLSPKKRAELDIIIKETAVSVGIGVVEVDIVDKIGIGKANKLAFLSAILNLNITPTFILTDYLKLSTSDLSLLNLLKLPNKLNFSPLIKNQQNIVKGDCVSISIAAASIVAKVYRDDIMDKLHLTYPQYGFNKHKGYGTKAHREALETYGPCAIHRQSFSPIKRLKENR, from the coding sequence ATGAACTTCCCAAATTTTGAAATTGAATTAAACTTGCTAAAACAAGGACACACCCTCATAGCCGGGGTAGACGAGGCGGGCAGGGGACCCTGGGCAGGCCCAATTGTCGCCTCCGCTGTTGTATTTAAAGGGTCTGACCCTTCTTTTTCTCTCATTAACGACTCCAAAAAACTCTCTCCCAAAAAAAGAGCTGAACTAGACATTATAATTAAAGAAACTGCCGTTTCTGTTGGAATAGGCGTGGTGGAAGTGGACATTGTGGATAAAATAGGAATAGGAAAAGCCAATAAACTTGCGTTTCTTTCCGCCATCCTAAACTTAAACATTACACCAACTTTCATTTTAACCGATTACTTAAAACTTTCTACTTCTGATTTATCCTTACTTAATCTACTTAAGTTACCTAATAAACTTAATTTTTCTCCCCTCATTAAAAACCAACAAAACATTGTGAAAGGAGACTGTGTCTCAATTTCAATAGCCGCCGCGTCAATTGTGGCAAAGGTTTATCGGGACGATATAATGGACAAACTGCATTTAACCTACCCGCAATATGGGTTTAATAAACACAAAGGTTACGGCACCAAAGCGCACCGGGAGGCATTGGAAACTTACGGCCCCTGCGCTATCCACCGCCAAAGTTTTTCCCCAATTAAGCGATTAAAGGAAAATAGGTAA